Sequence from the Pseudomonas frederiksbergensis genome:
GCGCCGTGACCAGGAACAGTTGCCCTGCCGCCGTCAGTTCGATCGGCGTACGCGAGCGGTTGACCAGCGTCAGCCCAAGGGCTGCTTCAAGGCTGCGAATCCGTCGGCTGAACGCCGGCTGTGTCACGAAACGCCGTTCGGCCGCCTGGGAAAAGCTGCGCGTCGCGGCCAGGGCACTGAAGTCCTCGAGCCATTTGCTTTCAAGATTCATCACCGCCCTCCCGGGACGCACCAAAACAGGTCACACGTTCGCCGCATCGTCGGCGTCACACGCCCATTATGCCGAATATGCATAGGCCAGTGTTTAACAGCATTGGCCCAAATTTTTCTGAAAGCCTAGGATTCACAGCGTTCCGGCTCTGACCGGGTTCTTATTGAGATGATTTCCATCATGTCCTCCGCTGCATCATTCCGCACAGAAAAAGACCTGCTTGGCGTACTCGAAGTACCGGCGCAAGCGTATTACGGCATCCAGACCCTACGAGCGATCAACAACTTTCGCCTGTCAGGTGTCCCGATTTCGCATTACCCCAAGCTGGTGGTCGGTCTGGCAATGGTCAAGCAAGCCGCCGCTGACGCCAACCGCGAGCTGGGCCAGCTCAGCGAAGCCAAGCACGCTGCCATCAGCGAAGCCTGTGCACGATTGATCCGCGGCGATTTCCACGAAGAGTTCGTGGTGGACATGATCCAGGGCGGCGCCGGCACGTCGACCAACATGAATGCCAACGAAGTCATCGCCAACATTGCGCTGGAGGCCATGGGCCACCAGAAGGGCGAATACCAGTACCTGCACCCCAACAACGACGTGAACATGGCGCAGTCCACCAACGACGCCTACCCGACCGCGATCCGCCTGGGCCTGCTGCTGGGCCACGACGCGTTGCTGGCCAGCCTCGACAGCCTGATCCAGGCGTTCGCCGCCAAGGGCGAGGAATTCAGCCACGTCCTGAAAATGGGCCGTACCCAGCTGCAAGACGCCGTGCCGATGACCCTGGGCCAGGAATTCCGTGCCTTCGCCACCACCCTGAGCGAAGACCTGGCGCGCCTGAAAACCCTCGCGCCTGAACTGCTCACCGAAGTGAACCTGGGCGGCACCGCCATCG
This genomic interval carries:
- the aspA gene encoding aspartate ammonia-lyase, producing the protein MSSAASFRTEKDLLGVLEVPAQAYYGIQTLRAINNFRLSGVPISHYPKLVVGLAMVKQAAADANRELGQLSEAKHAAISEACARLIRGDFHEEFVVDMIQGGAGTSTNMNANEVIANIALEAMGHQKGEYQYLHPNNDVNMAQSTNDAYPTAIRLGLLLGHDALLASLDSLIQAFAAKGEEFSHVLKMGRTQLQDAVPMTLGQEFRAFATTLSEDLARLKTLAPELLTEVNLGGTAIGTGINADPRYQALAVQRLATISGQPLVPAADLIEATSDMGAFVLFSGMLKRTAVKLSKICNDLRLLSSGPRTGINEINLPARQPGSSIMPGKVNPVIPEAVNQVAFQIIGNDLALTMAAEGGQLQLNVMEPLIAFKIFDSIRLLQRAMDMLREHCIVGITANEARCRELVEHSIGLVTALNPYIGYENATRIARVALESGRGVLELVREEGLLDDAMLDDILRPENMIAPRLVPLKA